A genomic region of Bernardetia sp. ABR2-2B contains the following coding sequences:
- a CDS encoding lmo0937 family membrane protein — translation MGNLLYIIAVVLVIAWALSFFTGAYTGGIIHVLLVIAIIAVLFRVIRGGKVI, via the coding sequence ATGGGTAATTTATTATATATCATCGCTGTTGTTCTTGTTATTGCTTGGGCATTGAGTTTCTTTACTGGTGCTTATACAGGAGGAATCATTCACGTATTATTAGTTATTGCTATTATCGCAGTTTTATTTCGTGTTATTCGTGGTGGAAAAGTCATATAA
- a CDS encoding STAS/SEC14 domain-containing protein, protein MIHSFKTIHKEEYASKKQIFDDAHSAYKKRLDKKNIEIPLHNTVLFEVPFARISYIPKDKTNKEAIKDGILALEWRGDITDEQYKEVMNKLLEFIYLYDVKDLLVDAMELGYVSMFARAWLMLDWIPRMQKQEIEFAKLAILRTDAPMHKVGIDYVVSYLQQTMPYECRFYVSKENAINWVFRK, encoded by the coding sequence ATGATTCATTCTTTTAAGACAATACACAAAGAAGAGTATGCTTCAAAAAAGCAAATTTTTGATGACGCTCATAGTGCCTATAAAAAAAGACTAGATAAAAAAAATATCGAAATCCCTCTTCATAATACAGTTCTTTTTGAAGTTCCTTTTGCCAGAATTAGTTATATTCCAAAAGACAAAACAAACAAGGAAGCTATCAAAGACGGAATTTTAGCTTTAGAATGGAGAGGAGATATAACTGATGAGCAGTATAAAGAAGTAATGAATAAACTACTTGAGTTTATCTATCTTTATGATGTTAAAGATTTATTGGTTGATGCTATGGAGTTAGGATATGTCAGTATGTTTGCTCGTGCGTGGCTTATGCTAGACTGGATTCCTCGTATGCAAAAACAAGAAATAGAGTTTGCTAAGTTAGCTATTTTACGTACAGATGCTCCTATGCATAAAGTAGGAATTGATTATGTAGTCAGTTATCTGCAGCAAACAATGCCTTATGAATGCAGATTTTATGTAAGTAAAGAAAATGCTATCAATTGGGTTTTTAGAAAATAA
- the dapA gene encoding 4-hydroxy-tetrahydrodipicolinate synthase: MNNLFRGTGIALVTPFDENKNVDFDALKNLLVHTQDHVEFWVVHGTTGEAATTTRQEKREIFDFIAANNPKKLPLVYGLAWNDTKQLIELIGKSNLEGVSALLSASPSYNKPTQEGIYRHYMEMADASPKPIILYNVPSRTASNIEAKTTLKLAQHPNIIGTKEASGDITQCIEILRNKPKDFMVFSGDDALTLPLISLGADGVIGVIPNAYPKEFGNLTRAALKGDYKTANEYLHQLFPLFEHLFVESNPVGIKEILALMDVMKTDVRLPLLNASKELSKKFETEMKEIKSLQQV, encoded by the coding sequence ATGAATAATTTATTTAGAGGAACAGGAATTGCCCTCGTTACTCCTTTTGATGAAAATAAAAATGTAGATTTTGATGCGCTCAAAAATCTACTTGTACATACACAAGACCACGTAGAGTTTTGGGTTGTTCATGGAACAACTGGCGAAGCTGCTACTACCACACGCCAAGAAAAACGAGAAATTTTTGACTTCATTGCTGCAAATAATCCAAAAAAATTGCCTTTGGTTTATGGATTAGCATGGAATGATACAAAACAACTTATAGAGCTGATTGGAAAATCTAATTTAGAAGGCGTTTCGGCTCTTCTTTCGGCTTCTCCTTCTTACAACAAGCCAACACAGGAAGGAATTTATAGACATTATATGGAAATGGCTGATGCAAGTCCGAAACCAATTATTTTATATAATGTTCCGAGTAGAACGGCATCAAATATTGAAGCTAAAACCACACTAAAACTGGCTCAACATCCAAATATTATTGGTACAAAGGAGGCTTCTGGAGACATTACACAATGCATCGAAATTTTGAGAAATAAGCCTAAAGATTTTATGGTATTTTCTGGAGATGATGCCCTCACACTTCCTCTCATTTCTTTGGGTGCAGATGGCGTAATTGGCGTTATTCCAAATGCCTATCCAAAAGAGTTTGGAAATCTTACTCGTGCAGCTCTGAAAGGAGATTACAAAACAGCTAATGAATATTTACACCAGCTTTTTCCATTATTTGAACATTTGTTTGTAGAAAGTAATCCTGTGGGAATCAAAGAAATTTTGGCTTTAATGGATGTTATGAAAACTGATGTGAGGCTTCCTTTATTAAATGCTTCAAAAGAGTTGAGTAAAAAATTTGAAACAGAAATGAAGGAAATTAAAAGTCTTCAACAAGTATAG
- a CDS encoding HTTM domain-containing protein has translation MKLYQELKDKLTAPIDIAPLIYARIVLGLLMTIELCGGALSPYGKTLITGDYHFSYSFAPFIKPWSEPMLVYLHFGINFILGLMVVFGFKYRFACIAMFFSATYIFLMEKTLYINHVYLYCLLFLVFAFLPANRAFSIDTHQNPQLKSSQVPAWTVYCFVVQLSIVYFYAGLAKLNIDWLHAQPMQIWLANKADHPIPYLGVLLAHKYHAFLVAYGGIAFDLLVVPLMLWKKTRKVTFILAIFFHATNAITFGIGTFPWFSIAATALFFPPSVFRNWWIFKYFDKKLPKPNTHFFQYSDTSKSYQKFVYSFFILFFVIQFFLPWRAYLYGEDPSWTEQGHFFSWRMMLRTKRGITNFKVSDAKSDKQETVYPNQYLSYKQANKMKKDPDMILQYAHFLEEIYKKEKGYIEPIIKVESEMSLNGRRKQTFIDPNVDLTKEQRSWKLYKWVIPLTETEYIEREDKNKGVND, from the coding sequence ATGAAACTATATCAAGAATTAAAAGACAAACTAACTGCTCCTATTGATATTGCACCTTTGATTTATGCAAGAATCGTTTTAGGACTTTTAATGACTATCGAACTCTGTGGAGGTGCATTGTCGCCGTACGGAAAAACACTCATTACTGGAGATTATCATTTTTCATATTCCTTTGCACCCTTTATCAAACCTTGGTCAGAGCCAATGTTGGTGTATCTTCATTTTGGAATAAATTTTATTTTGGGACTGATGGTTGTCTTTGGGTTTAAGTATAGATTTGCTTGTATTGCCATGTTTTTTTCGGCTACTTATATTTTTTTGATGGAAAAAACGCTCTATATCAACCATGTATATTTATACTGTCTCTTATTTTTGGTATTTGCTTTTCTTCCTGCTAACCGAGCTTTTTCAATAGATACTCATCAGAATCCTCAACTTAAATCTTCTCAAGTACCTGCTTGGACGGTTTATTGTTTCGTTGTCCAGCTCAGTATTGTTTATTTTTATGCAGGATTAGCAAAACTAAATATTGATTGGCTTCATGCTCAACCCATGCAAATTTGGCTTGCTAATAAAGCCGACCACCCTATTCCCTATTTAGGGGTTTTATTAGCTCATAAATATCATGCTTTTTTGGTGGCTTATGGTGGAATTGCTTTTGATTTGCTTGTCGTTCCTCTGATGCTTTGGAAAAAAACTAGAAAAGTAACCTTTATTTTGGCTATCTTTTTTCACGCTACTAATGCCATTACGTTCGGAATCGGTACTTTTCCTTGGTTTTCTATTGCTGCGACAGCTTTATTTTTTCCTCCTTCTGTTTTTAGAAATTGGTGGATTTTCAAATATTTTGATAAAAAATTACCAAAACCAAATACGCATTTTTTTCAGTATTCTGATACTTCAAAATCGTATCAAAAGTTTGTTTATTCATTCTTTATTTTATTTTTTGTTATTCAATTCTTCCTTCCTTGGAGAGCATATTTGTATGGAGAAGACCCTAGTTGGACAGAACAAGGACATTTTTTTTCGTGGAGAATGATGTTACGAACCAAACGAGGAATTACAAATTTTAAAGTCAGTGATGCCAAATCAGATAAGCAAGAAACGGTTTATCCAAATCAGTATTTGTCATACAAACAGGCAAACAAAATGAAAAAAGACCCAGATATGATATTACAATACGCTCATTTTTTGGAAGAAATTTATAAAAAAGAAAAAGGCTATATAGAACCAATCATAAAAGTAGAATCTGAAATGTCTTTGAATGGAAGAAGAAAGCAAACCTTCATTGATCCAAATGTAGATTTGACAAAAGAGCAGAGAAGTTGGAAGTTATATAAATGGGTAATACCACTCACAGAAACAGAATATATTGAAAGAGAAGATAAAAATAAAGGTGTGAATGATTAA
- a CDS encoding PAS domain S-box protein: MPYRNPFFELSTEALCVLDIHNCILHTNSSMEKLIQKEKEELVGRRFIKEIERIFEVQSTILTKELITKLINQLEQTQTQKNIKVVESYSFIKRNENINSREEYTISSLFTRENHIYIAINHISNSLVSNPIETFRETNEIQTQQLNSILATVPDGIFIINEKGIISLVNPAAEIIFGYKEEELLGKSIEGLLSKQPIPKTFAQLIAQSSSDLKVIHNIELIAKHKDQTDFPLSVSLSETHFEKGKTVYIALVRNLKKIKEAQNKLRESQNFGESIFQAAKIGLAVISEWGYFINVNKQYALMTGYEPEELIGKVYSIIMPDSELEDAIHTIKQARRGNTTTKRFWKLKRKDNSLIDIELYINDFYNRREEQFFILSSKDITEEKSIEKDLRNTKELLEGIFQSLDNVFWSYDVKKDNLLTISAAVEKIYDISQSELKNNPNAWLKRVHTEDRKLVEEARRKAREGQSISYEYRIVDTKGNIKWIQTDVKVTVDKNKNPIRIEGVDTEITQRILSNQELDSTKRMLQFILDSLPDGVIFTSPNLEIEWVNPAIKKLLGYEEEEFIGKLFSSLFEENSFSLISDHFDIMEKTSVFEIALKCKNGGLAYSETISTPVYDSNKKIIGYLYVIRDMSERRVFEEEKAQIMRSLAQFKRTLDVTKDSVFMFDANTHLFIYANKGATEAVGYSFGELRTMKLIDLISDISPQDFKQLTSYVVNNTNHQINLDTNFLHKSGGKFPVALLLQYVDLDDGENRFVAIVRDISERKITEQLLKESELKFRSTFEQAGIGIAHIGIDLSWAAFNVHFCKMTGYSQDELSIRKLREITHPKDLPRDIMQLRRVLNEKSEGYSMRTRYIHKNGDTIWLNLSLSVVKDDDKKPAFIVMFIENISDQVEAEEMLRQTLEELKVSNYELDQFVYKASHDLRSPLTSILGLLNIAEIDKEHSLSHIQKIRGRIHKLDEFVQSIINYSQTNNLETNYQPLRIEYLIHKNIADLDFLPYASEIKFKIKSNHNGVIYTDNLRLNVILRNLLSNAIKFVDKTKKRSVIVVETALREDKKFILKITDNGVGIDKAYQERIFDMFYRGNETSDGNGLGLYIVRQAVEKLGGELKFASQLGKGSAFMVILPSFEPKTKEQLEKLFISADLDKSGENRNN; encoded by the coding sequence ATGCCTTACAGAAATCCTTTTTTTGAATTATCCACAGAAGCCCTCTGTGTGCTTGATATACATAACTGTATCTTGCACACCAACTCTTCTATGGAAAAACTCATTCAAAAAGAAAAAGAAGAGCTTGTTGGTAGAAGGTTTATAAAGGAAATAGAAAGAATATTTGAAGTTCAGAGTACAATACTGACTAAAGAATTAATTACCAAACTAATAAATCAGCTTGAACAAACACAAACTCAAAAGAATATAAAAGTAGTTGAATCTTATAGTTTTATAAAGCGTAATGAAAATATTAACAGCCGAGAAGAATATACTATTTCATCTCTTTTTACGAGAGAAAATCATATCTATATAGCCATCAATCATATCTCTAATAGTCTTGTCTCAAATCCAATAGAAACATTTAGAGAGACAAATGAAATACAGACTCAACAGCTAAATAGCATTTTAGCAACTGTACCTGATGGTATTTTTATTATCAATGAAAAAGGAATTATATCTTTAGTCAATCCTGCTGCTGAAATTATTTTTGGGTATAAAGAAGAAGAATTACTTGGAAAGTCTATAGAAGGACTTTTATCTAAACAACCCATACCTAAAACTTTTGCACAGCTAATAGCACAGTCTTCATCTGATTTAAAGGTTATTCATAATATAGAGTTGATTGCAAAACATAAAGACCAAACTGATTTTCCCTTAAGTGTTTCTTTGAGTGAAACTCATTTTGAAAAAGGCAAAACGGTCTATATTGCTTTAGTTAGAAATCTCAAAAAAATAAAAGAAGCTCAAAATAAATTACGTGAAAGCCAAAATTTTGGAGAATCAATTTTTCAAGCTGCCAAAATTGGACTAGCTGTTATTAGTGAGTGGGGCTATTTTATAAATGTTAATAAGCAGTATGCACTCATGACAGGATATGAGCCAGAAGAATTAATTGGGAAAGTATATTCTATAATTATGCCTGATTCTGAACTAGAAGATGCTATCCACACTATAAAACAAGCTCGTAGGGGGAATACTACTACAAAACGATTTTGGAAGCTCAAAAGAAAAGATAATTCACTAATTGATATTGAACTATATATCAACGATTTTTATAACCGTCGTGAAGAGCAATTTTTTATTCTTTCTTCAAAAGACATTACTGAAGAAAAAAGTATCGAAAAGGATTTAAGAAATACAAAAGAATTATTAGAAGGTATTTTTCAATCATTAGATAATGTATTTTGGTCGTATGATGTCAAAAAAGATAACTTACTTACCATATCGGCTGCAGTAGAAAAAATTTATGATATTTCACAATCTGAACTTAAAAATAATCCAAATGCTTGGCTCAAAAGAGTTCATACAGAAGATAGAAAGCTAGTAGAAGAAGCCCGTCGGAAGGCGAGAGAAGGGCAAAGTATTTCGTATGAATACCGTATAGTAGATACAAAAGGAAATATAAAATGGATTCAGACAGACGTAAAAGTAACGGTAGATAAAAACAAAAATCCAATACGAATAGAAGGAGTAGATACTGAGATTACACAACGTATATTGTCTAACCAAGAACTGGATAGCACTAAAAGAATGTTGCAGTTCATTTTGGACTCTCTTCCTGATGGAGTAATTTTTACATCTCCCAATTTAGAAATAGAATGGGTAAATCCTGCTATAAAAAAACTTTTAGGATATGAGGAAGAAGAATTTATAGGGAAATTATTCTCCAGTTTATTTGAGGAAAATAGTTTTTCTCTAATCTCCGACCATTTTGATATAATGGAAAAAACATCTGTTTTTGAAATTGCTTTGAAGTGTAAAAATGGAGGTTTAGCCTATTCAGAAACTATTTCTACACCTGTTTATGATTCAAATAAAAAAATTATTGGCTATCTTTATGTGATTAGAGATATGAGTGAGCGAAGAGTATTTGAGGAAGAAAAAGCACAAATTATGCGTTCTTTAGCACAGTTCAAGCGTACGCTGGATGTTACTAAAGATAGTGTTTTTATGTTTGATGCCAATACACACTTATTTATTTATGCCAATAAAGGAGCTACCGAAGCTGTTGGATATTCTTTTGGAGAACTGCGTACGATGAAACTCATCGACCTAATAAGTGATATTAGTCCTCAAGATTTTAAACAACTTACTTCGTATGTGGTAAATAATACAAATCATCAAATAAACTTAGATACTAATTTTTTACATAAAAGTGGAGGCAAATTTCCTGTTGCACTCTTATTGCAATATGTAGATTTAGACGACGGAGAGAATCGTTTTGTAGCTATTGTAAGAGATATTAGTGAACGAAAAATTACAGAACAACTATTAAAAGAAAGTGAGCTTAAATTTCGCTCTACTTTCGAACAAGCAGGGATTGGAATTGCTCATATTGGAATAGATTTATCTTGGGCAGCTTTCAATGTTCATTTTTGTAAAATGACTGGCTATTCTCAAGACGAACTAAGCATCAGAAAATTAAGAGAAATAACACATCCAAAAGATTTGCCTAGAGATATTATGCAACTTCGTCGTGTTCTGAATGAAAAAAGTGAGGGGTATTCGATGCGTACTCGTTATATTCATAAAAATGGAGATACTATTTGGCTCAATTTATCACTTTCAGTAGTAAAAGATGATGATAAAAAACCAGCCTTTATTGTAATGTTTATTGAAAATATTTCTGATCAAGTAGAAGCAGAAGAAATGTTACGTCAAACTTTGGAAGAGTTAAAAGTAAGTAATTATGAACTAGACCAGTTTGTTTATAAAGCTTCACATGATTTGCGTTCTCCTCTAACATCAATTTTAGGGCTATTGAATATTGCCGAAATTGATAAAGAACATTCCCTTTCTCATATTCAAAAGATTAGAGGTAGAATCCATAAACTAGATGAGTTCGTACAATCTATCATCAATTATTCTCAAACAAATAACTTAGAAACAAACTACCAGCCTTTACGAATAGAATATTTAATTCATAAAAATATTGCTGATTTAGATTTTCTACCTTACGCAAGTGAAATAAAGTTTAAAATTAAATCAAACCATAATGGAGTTATCTATACTGATAATTTAAGGCTAAATGTAATCTTGAGAAACTTACTTTCAAATGCTATCAAATTTGTAGATAAAACTAAAAAAAGGTCAGTCATAGTAGTAGAAACTGCTTTGAGAGAAGATAAAAAATTTATACTAAAAATTACAGATAACGGTGTTGGAATAGATAAAGCCTATCAAGAGCGAATTTTTGATATGTTTTATCGTGGAAATGAAACTTCTGATGGAAATGGTTTGGGACTCTACATTGTTCGTCAGGCTGTTGAGAAGCTAGGAGGAGAACTCAAATTTGCTAGTCAGCTCGGAAAAGGTTCTGCTTTTATGGTAATATTGCCTAGTTTTGAACCCAAAACTAAAGAGCAGTTAGAAAAATTATTTATTTCTGCTGATTTGGACAAGAGTGGAGAAAATAGAAATAATTAA
- a CDS encoding CsbD family protein, producing the protein MDKLEYKGTWNEAKGRMKKSYASLTDDDLTYTEGQEEQMLGKIQQKLGKTRDEVVKMIKSI; encoded by the coding sequence ATGGACAAGCTAGAATACAAAGGAACGTGGAACGAAGCAAAAGGACGCATGAAAAAATCATATGCATCACTTACAGATGATGATTTGACTTATACAGAAGGTCAAGAAGAACAAATGTTGGGCAAAATTCAACAGAAATTAGGAAAGACTAGAGACGAAGTAGTCAAGATGATAAAATCAATCTAA
- the miaA gene encoding tRNA (adenosine(37)-N6)-dimethylallyltransferase MiaA, giving the protein MKKIIVIAGATAVGKTALCTELAAYFDTEVISADSRQFYKEMSIGTAKPTPNEMIFTSKTGSTKKIKHHFIDSHSIQNPLSAGQFEKEALSLINDLFEARDRKNDMLILTGGSGLFIQAICDGFDEMPTIDTNFREELNQELEQNGLENLVSELKKKDAEYAAEADLNNPQRVIRALEIIRSTGKKYSEFRKQNQKNQEKSRQERKLKLGFETVKIMLDRPREKLYERINKRVLIMIENGLVEEVKSLKEYAHLSPLKTVGYQEIFAYLNSNLKNDNDKKSENEISLETAISTIQQNTRRFAKRQLTWFRKDKEYTWFDVSKPNYKKEIIDFIENLG; this is encoded by the coding sequence TTGAAAAAAATAATTGTAATAGCAGGAGCGACAGCCGTAGGAAAGACAGCTTTATGTACAGAACTAGCAGCTTATTTCGATACAGAGGTTATATCAGCTGATTCAAGACAGTTTTATAAAGAAATGAGTATCGGAACTGCAAAGCCTACACCTAATGAAATGATTTTTACTTCAAAAACAGGCTCTACCAAAAAAATCAAACATCATTTTATTGATTCTCATTCTATTCAAAATCCTTTGTCAGCAGGACAGTTCGAGAAAGAGGCTTTATCTCTTATCAATGATTTGTTCGAAGCTAGAGATAGAAAAAATGATATGCTCATACTGACAGGAGGTTCTGGGCTTTTTATTCAAGCTATTTGTGATGGGTTTGATGAAATGCCAACTATTGATACTAATTTTAGAGAAGAATTAAATCAAGAATTAGAGCAAAACGGACTAGAAAATTTAGTTTCAGAGTTAAAGAAAAAAGATGCAGAATATGCAGCAGAAGCAGACTTAAATAATCCACAAAGAGTAATTAGAGCATTAGAAATAATTAGAAGTACGGGAAAAAAGTATTCAGAGTTTAGAAAACAAAATCAGAAAAATCAAGAAAAATCAAGACAAGAAAGAAAGCTAAAACTAGGTTTTGAAACCGTAAAGATTATGCTAGACCGACCTAGAGAAAAGTTATATGAACGCATAAACAAACGGGTTCTGATAATGATTGAAAATGGATTGGTAGAAGAAGTAAAGTCATTGAAAGAATATGCTCATCTTTCTCCATTAAAAACGGTAGGTTATCAGGAGATTTTTGCGTACCTCAATAGTAATCTCAAAAATGATAATGATAAAAAAAGCGAAAACGAAATAAGTTTAGAGACAGCCATTTCTACTATTCAACAAAATACAAGACGATTTGCTAAAAGACAATTAACATGGTTTCGTAAAGACAAAGAATATACTTGGTTTGATGTTTCGAAGCCAAACTACAAAAAAGAAATCATTGATTTTATTGAAAACTTAGGATAA
- the gyrB gene encoding DNA topoisomerase (ATP-hydrolyzing) subunit B: MAENNKEESAIVGTDIENTVSPNPNGNYGADNIQVLEGLEAVRKRPAMYIGDVGVKGLHHLIWEVVDNSIDEALAGHCDTIAVTINEGNTITVRDNGRGIPTDIHTKENRSALEVVMTVLHAGGKFDKDTYKVSGGLHGVGVSCVNALSDHLRVEVHRNGKIFEQEYSCGAPQYSVREIGKTDISGTEVTFHPDTTIFTHSVFKYETVANRLRELSYLNAGVKITLSDHREEFAEKDDNGDFVTETFLSEGGLREFVEYLDKSRTAIIPSPVYVEGDKNDVPVQVAILYNTSYAENVFSYVNNINTIEGGTHITGFYRALTRTLKSYADKNGLTDKKVELSGGDFREGMTAVISVKVMEPQFEGQTKTKLGNSEVSGAVETCVADALYNYLEENPKEAKTIIQKVTLAAQARMAARKAREMVQRKTALSGTGLPGKLSDCSEKDPQKCEIYLVEGDSAGGSAKQGRDRQSQAILPLRGKILNVEKAQEHRIYDNEEIKNIITALGIRFGENENGEKYLNLDKLRYHKIVIMTDADVDGSHIRTLILTLFFRYMKDLIEKGYVYIAQPPLYLVKKGKQQVYCWDEPQREQAMRELGGGNMNGVGIQRYKGLGEMNPEQLWETTMNPETRSMKRVDVESAAAADQLFSMLMGDEVAPRREFIEKNARYARVDT, translated from the coding sequence ATGGCAGAAAATAATAAAGAGGAAAGTGCAATAGTAGGAACTGATATAGAAAATACAGTTTCTCCTAACCCAAATGGGAATTATGGCGCAGATAATATTCAAGTTCTTGAAGGATTAGAGGCTGTTCGTAAGCGTCCAGCTATGTATATTGGAGATGTTGGTGTCAAAGGTTTACACCATTTGATATGGGAAGTAGTAGATAACTCTATTGATGAAGCTCTTGCTGGGCATTGTGATACAATAGCAGTAACTATAAACGAAGGAAATACAATCACAGTCAGAGATAATGGACGTGGTATTCCAACAGATATTCATACAAAAGAAAATCGTTCTGCTTTAGAGGTCGTAATGACAGTTCTTCATGCAGGAGGTAAGTTTGATAAAGATACTTATAAAGTTTCTGGTGGTCTTCACGGTGTTGGTGTTTCATGTGTAAATGCCTTATCTGACCATTTGAGAGTAGAAGTACACAGAAACGGAAAAATCTTTGAACAAGAATATTCTTGTGGTGCGCCTCAATATTCAGTTCGTGAGATAGGTAAAACAGATATTTCAGGCACGGAAGTTACTTTCCATCCAGATACAACTATTTTTACGCACTCTGTTTTTAAATATGAAACAGTTGCAAATCGTTTGCGTGAACTCTCCTACCTCAATGCAGGTGTGAAAATTACGCTTTCTGACCATAGAGAAGAGTTTGCTGAAAAAGATGACAACGGAGATTTTGTTACAGAAACATTTTTATCAGAAGGTGGACTGCGTGAATTTGTAGAATATCTTGACAAGAGTCGTACAGCTATTATCCCAAGTCCTGTCTATGTAGAAGGAGATAAAAATGATGTTCCTGTACAAGTAGCTATTCTTTATAATACTTCTTATGCTGAAAATGTATTTTCGTATGTAAATAATATCAATACGATAGAAGGAGGAACACATATTACAGGTTTTTATCGTGCCTTGACAAGAACATTGAAAAGTTATGCTGATAAAAATGGTTTAACAGATAAGAAAGTCGAGCTTTCTGGAGGAGATTTTAGAGAAGGAATGACGGCTGTTATTTCTGTAAAGGTAATGGAGCCTCAATTTGAAGGACAAACCAAAACAAAACTAGGAAACTCTGAAGTTTCTGGTGCAGTAGAAACTTGTGTAGCCGATGCACTTTATAATTACTTAGAAGAAAACCCAAAAGAAGCCAAAACCATTATTCAAAAAGTTACTTTAGCTGCACAAGCTAGAATGGCTGCACGAAAAGCTCGTGAAATGGTACAACGTAAAACGGCTCTTAGTGGAACAGGATTACCAGGAAAGCTTTCTGATTGTTCTGAAAAAGATCCTCAAAAATGTGAAATTTATTTAGTAGAGGGTGATTCTGCTGGAGGCTCTGCCAAACAAGGAAGAGATAGACAATCACAAGCTATCTTACCTTTACGTGGTAAAATCTTGAATGTAGAAAAAGCACAAGAACACCGTATTTATGATAATGAAGAAATAAAAAATATTATTACAGCTTTGGGTATTCGTTTTGGAGAAAATGAAAACGGTGAAAAATATCTAAACCTTGATAAACTTCGCTATCACAAAATCGTAATCATGACCGATGCAGATGTTGATGGAAGCCATATCAGAACGCTTATTCTGACACTTTTCTTCCGTTATATGAAAGATTTAATTGAAAAAGGATATGTCTATATTGCTCAACCTCCTTTGTATCTAGTCAAAAAAGGAAAACAACAGGTTTATTGTTGGGATGAGCCTCAACGTGAACAAGCAATGAGAGAACTCGGTGGTGGAAATATGAATGGAGTGGGCATACAGCGTTACAAAGGTTTGGGAGAGATGAACCCAGAACAACTTTGGGAAACAACTATGAACCCAGAAACAAGAAGTATGAAACGTGTAGATGTAGAATCTGCTGCTGCTGCTGACCAACTTTTTTCTATGTTGATGGGAGATGAAGTTGCACCTCGTAGAGAGTTTATTGAGAAAAATGCTCGTTATGCTCGTGTAGATACTTGA